The sequence ATGTACCTCCCTgtagactctccttgctttgagtgaacccttggcatttctaaatgacttgatcctgatgatctgagtgatctgttaggtttatattctatgagcatatctgcaatgtattgaggtcctaggccattgagtgatttataaacaagtaacagaactttaaaatcaattctaaatgcaactggaagccagtgcaaagACCTGAGGAcaggtgtgatgtgttcatgttttctggttctgctcagcgttttgtacgagctgcagttgtcttatggtctttttgggaaggccagtgaggagtccattacaataatccaccctgctggtgatgaaagcatgaacaagtttctctaagtcttgactggagacaaagcatctaattcttgcgatattttttagatgataatatgctgatttagttattgtctttacatggctactgaaactcaggtctgactccaaaatcacaccaagattcctgacttgatttttagttgtttaacccctagagtgaagatacatgttcactttgagaacttcatctttgtttccaaacacaatgacttcagttttgtctttgtttaactgaaggaagtttaggcacatccaatttttaatttcatcaatgcattggcacagggagtcaatggggctgtagtcgttaggtgatagggctaggtaaatctgggtgtcatctgcatagctgtgatatgcagtttggttctttctcattatttggctcagtggcagcatatataggttgaacaggaggggtgcaagtattgaaccttgagggactccgcatgtcatggatgtccactcagacttatggtcaccgatactcacataataacctctcccttctaagtatgacctgaaccatttaaggaccatcccagaaagcccaacccagttttccagcctgtcgAGAAGTATGTagtgatcgacagtgtcaaatgcagcactgaggtcgagtagaaccagcactgataatttacctgttTAGGCGACACAAAatattcataacgctccaaagcttcctgaagcagtgttttgaaatcagccatcactaaataagttgttattttgttttttggtgcaccaaaaatattctcgtcgctttataatattaatattgaaccactgtactcacatgaactaatgtttttagtacattaatggatcttgaaagaggaaatgtcattgctggctatggaggcctcactgagccatcggatttcatcaaaaatatcttaatttgtgttctgaagatgaacagaggtcttacgggtgtggaacaacatgagggtgagtaataactgacagaattttaaattttgggtgaactaaccctttaatatcctAACAATTTTTAACATGTAGCCTATTACTTTaatgagctcattgtttctacatcaaattattatattgttaactaactgtgtgatttgtatatgtacatttctgtaattacataatttggacacagtcccctctgataacagatcactctaaattgtaatgttgacatgcatttcctgtaaagctactttgaaacgatatgtattgtgaagtgttagacaaataaatgtgaattgaatgttATAATGAcaaatgaacaatgttttatAGTTGTTGTAAGACAGAAAATTGTCACCACATGGGCTAAACAGATTTATCAAAGCCTTTAGAAAGTGACTTTGACTATATACCCAGTGCATACATTATTATATCCACGTTTTGTGGCGGTAAAGTTAgttcaacatttgatatttgTTAAACATTTGGTTTCATACCAATTAAACTCTTGCATTTTATGTTTTCAGCCCAAACCAACTCAgacatgcataaataaatgtccTTTGCATAGcacttaattttaacaaataaaatatttattaattagccatataaataaattaaactattTAACTATATGACAAAATAATGGTCAAATGTTCCGAAAAATACCCCTTTTATTGCATAAGGCTGTTTTTAGAATTagcatttcacatattttataataattttggaaatttaaatgtatgcaatAGCGTAAATCCATTAAACTACAACACTGTTTGTCCTAAAGTTATCAATCCAACTGTAAATTACTGAAATATTATTCTCTATAATGCACACTGTCTCCTCACATCTTCAGTCCCAGCTGAGCCAGAGAGTCTTTCCTTCAGATGCTGTGGTTGGTGTTTTTCTGCTGAGTCACGGCGAATAGACGAAGCGTACTTGACGTAGGGAGGATAGAGGAGGGCGTCTCTGATTGGCTCGCCGCTTCGACACGTGAGGCGGTAACTTTCATATGTCTGGACTGGGCATCTGGAAGAAGTTACTCGCGCTGTTGTTCACTCTGAGAAGTGTTTCAGAGTATCACTGCAACTTCACAATGTCTTTCGTAAAAGTGGAGGAGAAAAGTGACTTTTCTTTTCACAACTTGCCTTACGGAGTTTTTTCCACGCCGGATAATGTAAGTGCACGATTTATTCAATCCTGAGGATCACATTATATATGATTGAATAGAATTATGTAATGCAAGTGTGTTTAACTTTATAAAACGAAATGATGTTTCTTGGATTATTATAACTTCCACTGCAGTCCTGTGTGGACACAGCTGGGTTCAAGGGTCAGAGAGCAAAAACTCTGTCAACAAAAGACATGTCCTGATTTCACAAATCAGTTAAATATATTGTGTTGATCCTGAAAAAATATCCCTTAATCCTAACCATATCTCCTAAACCTAACACTGCCCATaattatccctaaaatcagagggaaatggtTGTAAACTTGGCATAAACTGAAAATTTTTCCCTCAGATCTGTTTGATTGCGTGTTTCCAATGCTGTATTTGGTGAAATCAGGTTTTTGCTGCTGAAAATCAAAGACATTGTGAATTTGATGCAAGAATGTTCTAGTCACAAGGTCCTTTTTAACTTGTATAACATATTTGGGTATAACAGCCCAGGCACAGAATCGGCGTTGCCATCGGAGACCAAATTTTGGACCTTAGTGTCATCAAGCATCTCTTCAGTGGACCGGCTCTTAAGGCCCATAAGCATGTATTCGAGCAGGTGAGCTTCATCACTTCAGCTCTGTATGAAatattatgtgtatatattcTGCATGCTTACACTGTTCTTCCTCTTCATCAAGCCCACCCTCAATGCGTTTATGGCTCTGGGTTATGACGCTTGGAGAGAAGCGAGAAAGTGCCTCCAGATGCTTCTGGCTGCAGACGAGTCCACGCTGCGTGATGATGTCAGCTTAAGGAGCCGGTAAAATCCCTCCCACATTATGGAGTCCATTCATTAGTGTGCTTTATACTGCATGTTATTATGCATGCACTGTATATggcctataataataataaaaaaaaacagtacacaACAtgcaacattaaacattttacattgcatgaatttgattactttattatttgatattatttatttgtttgttttatattattaatttaatattacattatttaaattaggagttttattaatttattattttatatactattattattattattattattattattaagttttttaaatcacattaatgtattattttatatataatttattcttcttattatttatttttatgatttatttaatattaaactatttaaataaggtgtttttattcatttattattttatatactattattattattattattattatttatttatttatttaatattatttatttaatattaagttatttaaatcaggaatttttatttatttattattttatatattattagtattattattattatatttatttaatattaagttATTTAAATCAGGAggtttttattaatgtattatatatataatttattattattatttattatgatttatttaatattaaattattgaaataaggagtttttattaatttattattttatatattattagtattagtattagtattattatatttatttaatattaagttATTTAAATCAGGAGGTTcttattaatgtattatatatatataatttattattattatttattatgatttatttaatattaaattattgaaataaggagtttttattaatttattattttatgtatcatttattattattattatttatttatttatttttatattatttatttaataaattacttAAATCAGGAATTTACTTTTAGAAGAGAAACTGAAAAAAAGTTCATTatggtaaaatatatatatatattttttgtgtgtgtgtgtgtgtgtgtgtgtgtgtgtgtgtgtgtgtgtgtgtgtgtgtgatctccAGGGCGTTTGTTCATCAGAGTTCAGCAGTGATGCATCTCCCAGCTGATATAGGTGAGCGTGAGCCTGTCTTATACTGAAACTCCTTATTTCTATATCATAGAACAATATTTCATCTATTACTCATGTTTAATTTCAACTCTGCTCctcaatttaaatttaatgtcAACAAGAAATGCCTTTTGCAATTATATTACTTCAATTatcatatacattatatttcagaataaaacaaaatattaatctagAATAAATGTAGTACGTAAGTAATTGGATAATGACATACCAGAATTAAGCATGGTGGTAAAGATTTGAAATGTAAGAGggatttgtgatgtcaccagAAAACTAGGCAGAACAAGTTATTGAagacaatattttttttgtttttttaaaaagaagaatGTGCAcacataaataatacataatcaacactttcatgttgactttgacTTCTGTATGAATTGGATGGTTTAGGATGTCATTCATGGTTATGTTCCACAATGACCACTAGAGTGCGCTCTTCACTAACTATAGACTTCAGGCCAGTTCACACAAAGAATGATAActagttttaaaaaaacactctaaatttaaaataacagtgcTCAGCACAGCTATAATGATAATGGCACAGAGGAACCATATCATTTGAAGCACTTtcacaacactttttttttccagctgaaaaacaataaaaacattgacagtcagaatccatcctgctttaaagagcttgagaaTTCAGACGACAACAGCAGCACTCACTtataacaaacagaacaatgtcatgtggactaatatagttattgttgttgttaatcGGCCTTTACATTGATAGAACGTTGATCAGATTATAAATGTTACCAATACTGATGTCATCATACTACTTGAATACTGAATTCCTGATTGGTATTTTCTTTCTTgcactatttaaaaatataactgaTGTGAGAGcacagttaaaggattagttcagtttcaaatgaaaattacctcaagctttactcaccctcaagccatcctagatgtacatgactttcttctttctttctgatgaacacaatctgagaaatattaataaatatcctgatgcatccaagctttataatggcagtgaacgggatcaatgagtatgagctgaagaaactgcatccatccatcataaacaccacacggctccagggggttaataaaggtcttctgaagtgaagcgatgcaattgtgtaaaaaaaaaaaaaaatccatatttaacaatttatgaagtaaaatatgtagcttctgccagaccaccatccatattcaagttacaaggaaagtgtaaaactctcaaggttcaaaaagcttacggtACATCCTATGTTTCCCTGttcaacttatgaaaaaagtgtaactgatgtGATGCCAGTTTTTCTTCTTAAGTTGAATaaggaaggcagtctggcggaagctacatattttacttcataacttaataaatatggatttgttttttacacaaatgcatcgcttcacttcagaaggcctttattaagaGCCGTGTGAAGTATGTTCATGATGGATGTGAATATATGcagtttcttcagctcatactcgttgatcccgctcactgccattataaagctcggatgcatcaggatattgagtgaactaatcctttaattgaaggtacactatgtaactttttttgtcttGCCCTGATTCACCATGGCAAACCTGTGATAAGTGTTTGTAATTTAGACGGGCTGGATTGTTTTCGCAGGAAATTGCATGTATGAGCAGCAGaattcaattaaattcacatttatttgtatagcgcttttcacaatgcatattgtttcaaagcagctttacagagaatgcatgtcaacattacaatttagagaatgcagttagcaaataatgtaataatataggcaattaatttacaatcactgttagcagtttaattgaaggtagaagcaatgagctcctggaagaatgaattacatattaacaataattaggatataggataaccatattcatccacacagaaccaaagcacaaccaaaacaatgttctttcaaaaaaaaatgcatgcagttttgtttttaaccactagaggTTACACAGTGtaccttttaaataaataaggaCAGATAGCTGCAGATACACAGCCAAACTATGTATCCCTAAATACAAGTCAAAGATGGAGTGAGTCCTGAAGAGAGATCAGAAGTTTCTGGATGTGGGAACCTTTTGTGAAAGATGGTTTGATAATGGCTTGATAAAGCAGTGACAGGGATGATCCATCCAAATGTTACTCATAATGTAAATcatgtactttttttcaaattttgtcCTGTCATTCCACCTctatattttctttcttctatgAAAAATTTTTTACCTTGGCACCGGAGGTCTCAAATCACTTTTAGGAACACTGCATTagaatttgcataatttatacAGAATGTCATTAGTTATCATTTATCAAGTGACCAATTACAAACTGAAAATTGACAATGAGATTTGAGAGCTGCAGcaattacaacaaaaataaatggaaaTTTCCTCACACTAAGCAATCTTGGAGGAAAAAAGGATTAGTTATTGATGACATAACTGTAGTTTTTGTTTGACATATTGCTTCAATGTAGTGCACTGAAAACAGACACCAGTACTAAAGAGAGTGAGCAGAAATCTAACATGGAGGGACAAACTGTGATTTTTCACTCCTGTCACTACATGTTTATTCCTCATTAAACCCCCTACtcattttccatcatgttttATTCTCCCTTCTCTCCAACAGGCGACTACACAGACTTTTACTCATCGAGAGATCACGCCACCAACGTTGGAATAATGTTCCGTGGAAAAGAAAATGCCTTGATGCCCAACTGGTACGTGACAGGCCATTAATATTCCTCAGCCCTTTAAATACTAACATCCGAAGCAATCACATCATCACCAGCTCCTGCTGACTTCATATATTTCACTCATCTTTTAAACTAGCAACCATATGCATTGGATTTTTAAAGACCCGGGAAAGTTCCTGTAAGTTATTCCCGTAAACAGTCTCTTTATTCTTTCCCAGCATACGCCTGTCAGGCTAAATAATGCACCTGCGCATTTTCCAGCTCGCTGTGAAAAACGTCTTTTAGCAATAACTCTTCCCTCCAAAACAGAACTGTATTTCTTGTCACATTTTCACTTACAAGGCCCAGAGAGGGAGTTATTCGCTCGGAGACAGAACAAGGACTCGTGTGGAAATTGAAAAGGAAGTTTTTCGAAATTTAATTTCAGTCGCCCACCTGAAGTTCCCCTCGGCTCAGTCAATCTGTCACCGGGCCTTTCCAAGCGTGTGTCACCTCTTCAggaaaaaaatgagaattagcCTGGAAGAAAATCCATAGTTTGATTTACATTTGGCTCAAAGCTGCGGGCCTGAGCTGGAGTTTTGTGGTCTGGGTGATTATTGCAGGAGGATTTGAAGTGAAATAGGTGTAAAATCTGTCaatatttactcactctcatgtcacttcaaacctgtatgctgttattttttctgttgaatACAAAAGGAGTTTTTTTGCTATTTCCCATATCATTTTTCAGGAGATATTATGCATGTATGTTGGTTTTGTGCTTTTATTGCTTCCTATTGATCTAATACAGTgaaatgattaaattaaattactgcTGAAACCATGCAATACATTAATTTTGGGTGATTAtacttaaaaacattattaaattagtatttaaaaaaaagtattatccTAACTGGAAAggtatttacattattttaaaaacccAAAACAAGATTTGAATTTACTTGCATTGAAGGCATATCTGACAACATTATTATTTGTATGAAAAATGACATGAGATTGAatattattcaattattttcaTAGGATTTCTTTGTGGAAGCATAAATGCATAATGTTTAGGTAATCGATCAGGcttaacattatgagcactgacagatgaagtgaataacactgattatctcttcatcacaacacctgttagtgggtggatatattagtcAGCAagtgtcctcaaagttgatgtgttagaagcaggaaaaatgggcaagcgtaaggatttgagcgagtttgacaaggaccaaattgtgatgctagatgactgggtcagagcatctccaaaactgcagctcttgtggggtgttcccggtctgcagtggtcagtatctatcaaaagtgcttcaaggaaggaacagtgatGAACCGCCGACAGGGTCATGGCCGGCCAaggtggggagcgaaggctggtctgtgtggtccgatccaacagaagagctcctgtagctcaaattgctcaagaagttaaagCTGGTTCTGAtcgaaaggtgtcagaatacacagttcatcacagtttgttgcgtatggagctgctgcagaccagtcagggtgcccatgctgacccctgtccaccgcccaaagagccaacagtgacacgtgagcatcagaactggactacggagcaatggaagaaggtggcctggtctgatgaatcacgttttcttttacatcacgtggatggccgggtgcgtgtgcgtctcttacctggggaacacatggcaccaggatgcactatgggaagaaggcaagccggcggaggcagtgtgatgctttgggcaatgttctgctgggaaaccttgggtcctgccatccatgtggatgttactttgacacgtaccacctacctaagcattgttgcagaccatgtacaccctttcatggaaactgtATTCCCTGgactctttcagcaggataatgctcctgccacaaagcaaaaatggttcaggaatggtttgaggagcacaacagtgagtttgaggtgttgatttGGCCTCCAAactccccagatctcaatccaatcgagcatctgtgggatgtgctgaacaaacaagtccgatccatggaggctccacctcgcaacttacaggacttaaaggatctgctgctaacatcttggtgtcagataccacagcacaccttcaggggtctagaggagtccatgcctcaatgGGTCAGGgttgttttggcagcaaaagcagaaccaacacaatattaggaaggtgctcataatgttatgcctgatcagtgtatgtagacttgtgccgatattcggtaaaGCGATAAatcgcgataatgaatatgcacgatattgttatcgtgggcatttcaaaataccgtaaataataatttattaccaattataaatttttttataatgcaattaagaatactttacccatcaaccgtataaaatgcaaaacattgctgtattctgcgtcaaaagaacacgcgctcagatgtaaacaaaccCAAAGTACACgagaagcacatggcggaacgagtgaaggagacgtGCTGAATGAAAGCGCACGTTccctctctgacagcagagggcgctgatggaacagcagagtGCAGCGGTTACCATGGAAACCGCGTTagttaagtttttaaaatgcttcaaacagccattaatttttttgtaatctcaatgttgttcatcaccAAATACTTGAAGACTTAAAAGTCTATTTTCAAAccttatattttaatctggactacctCATGCTCTAAttattagaaatgttctgattatttggtATTGTTCAGAAAAAGTTTGAAACATATGTCTTCATTAATtgacattttaattcattattaccaaactgacaatatatacttataaagtattaaatattcttagttaatgttaatttcttagttactgtttaataacattactaaaattaaaagagcttatttaatggacctgagagaAAACTAGCAATAATCAATTATatttcttaactaacattaacaaaaactaatactttctgtaacaaatgcagctattgctcaatcttagttaatgcattaaataatgagatcttattgtaaagtgtttcctgttgttctttatagcctaattcttttgcattataatctgtttgaaaattttattactattaaactactattaataaataaaatttattaaattttattttatttgttattacaaaaaagagttcttaaacctgttaaactacactttttttgcaacttatttcaatatcgtgataataccatataccgtgataaaagcttcagcaattaatcgcaacatgacaatttgataccgtcacatgcctaagTGTATGAAATTTAAAGTTGACTTTTATATGGCAAGGTGaatgtatatttatgtaaaatgtgtgtgtaataaaaataaagcacaacTGGTTCTGATTAGCTCAAATGTGTAGAATGAGATTTAAGAGCAGAGAGGAAGATTTTCAGTAAACAGCTGATGTTTATTAAACTTGCAATATGTGTTAAAtcataaatgcataaaataataaaacggCATTGCTGGTCCCAGGCTGAGATTAGATATTTAGATGATTAGAGGATTTTAATAGTATAGCTCACCCAGAAAGAACATATTTCAAGTCAACATTCTTcataatatcttcttttgtgttctggaGGACGACAAACATCATACAGTTTTGGATtggaacaaaagaaagaaagttaaAGTGAAAGTCATGATGTGTTGTGTTAAAGGGAATGACATATTGTCCTGTCCTGTAGGCTGAGACTGCCGGTGGGGTATCATGGGAGAGCTTCCTCTGTGGTGGTGTCTGGAACACCAATCAGAAGACCTCAAGGACAGATGAGACCAGACGCAGGTAAACAGAAGACAAACTCAGCTGCAAAGTAGCTTAGAattgatacatttaaaaatgaaatgcattggttctgtttgcttgtacttaattaaaaatgtacatctgaccaatcagagcagagtggACTATAACGTGTTGTGCATTAACATACAGCACAGTCAGcacattacaaaaacatttttttttatttgcatcatAGAGATCATAGCAATGATTAATGGCTTCATGTTTCATGCAGAACCTCCATTTGCAGTGTGATGATGGGGCTGTTTTGATATTTTCATTTATGTTAAATGATTGCTTTCATTGGTCAGCAAACCCGCGCTGTTCATTATTACAGCCTCACTTGAGAACGGATCTGACGTGTGTTTAAGTGAGGACTATAAATTCAGTCTAAGGAACTCTGCTGTGATATCCATCAAAACGGCTGTAAATCTGTTTGTTTCATAACTATAtttctctgtgtttctctgATTCAGCTCAGCCGCCCATCTTCGGACCGAGCAAGCAGCTGGATATAGAGTTAGAGATGGTGAGTTAATGTTTTATGTGATATAGTTCATTCGTTTATTAGTTGAGCTGTTGCTGATTCAGTCCTGTGCAGAGGTGATGTAAGGAACTAAAGACGTATAGATCCCATTCCTTCCCCATTCTTCAAATAAACAAGGCACATAATCTCTGTCTTTACAATGAATGTGCTTTCAGTGGGAATGTTCCCTAAATTGCACTCAATTTATGACTTTCTCCTTGCAGGTCTTGATGTTTTGCAGTTCATATATAAAGTATATCtcaatattcatttatttgcttTGAAATGGCTTAAAAGGCTCAAACTGAAAAACTATGATTTCAAACGAACAGCCACAACCACAGACTTTTGAGCAAATGTCTTGTATCAGGCGAGATTGGTGCAAAAATTTCACTTGCAAAACTGCAACAATTAGTATCCGCAATttccaaacatttaaaaagtgtaattaaaaggaaaggtgacgtgacacagtggtaaacatgctTCAGTagcaaatcaaatcaaatcttgcttatatttacaaaatacacttaagttggattagttcacttcagaattaaaatttcctgataatttactcacccccatgtcatccaagatgttcatgtctttctttaatcagaaagaaatgaaggtttttgaggaaaacattccaggatttttctccatctgATCTAGAGAAACCTGTCATGAGTACCAGTTGTAGTGCCCTAGgtagccactagagggcactccaacccggactgtTCCTCACCCCACTTGtgaacttcatttcccataacacacttcccggactcattattctgattgcacccagctgttttgtgtttgatgaTTAGTGACggtctatttataccctgtttgtttctgcttttgttattgaGGTTTAATTTACTGTCACTaggtttttgtgtttgttttctttgtttattgtGGACTCTGACCCTTGCCTGCCTGGATTATGTTCTTGGATTGCCCAATTAAAGTTGCACATGGATCTTACCTTCTTGTCTTGGTGCCTTTGTGACAAAACCATTggccattttctgaaaaaaaataaaaattatatactttttaaccacaaatgctcatcttgcactgctctgtgatgcgccacgcattacgtaatcatgttggaaaggtcacacgtgatgtaggcagaagtaccgcgGTAGAGCAAAAAACTCTATCTCAGtttctccaacttcaaaatcgccCGACgccgttgttttacctttttttgtaaagaccGCTTGACTTAGTCTTTACAcgtttgctttgtaaacactgaacttgtacttccacctacgtcacacCTGACCATCGctgagcagtgcaagatgagcatttgtggttaaaaagtatataatttttatttaatttagaaaatggccgatggtttcactagataagactcttattcctcgtctgggatcatgtagagctctttgaagctgcactgaaactgacatttggaccttcaacccgttgaaccccagtgaagtccactatatggagaaaaatcctggaatgttttcatcaaaaaccttcatttctttctgattgaagaaagacatgaacatcttggatgacatgggggtaaattatcaggaaattttaattttgaagtgaactaatccttaaaaaaggaaatatatatatctatattatGACAatatatgctctcaatgacaagtgcagaaaataaaggttcttaattttattgtattttacaaAAGGTAAAGTCAGTAAAACTCCAGTTAAAATAGTCAAGGCATGTTTTCCCACACAGTTTCTTCACTAAATattgaataattaaattttCTATGcaacaataaagcaataaaaattaaaaatcccCCTAAAAACAGTCTACAGTGACTTTGcaataatgaaaatgtattaatgtcattttatttgtgTCACTTTGTCTCTGAAACCAGAAAATGTGTTTGAGTTTCACGTAATGTTCAGAGGATCTTGGTAATTACATTCACGATTGTTTTTACATGCTTCTGAGATTAAGCACTGCTTACTTGTACTAACGTATTGCTGTCTGCTTCAGGGCAATCTGTCATCGTTAT is a genomic window of Megalobrama amblycephala isolate DHTTF-2021 linkage group LG3, ASM1881202v1, whole genome shotgun sequence containing:
- the fah gene encoding fumarylacetoacetase, which gives rise to MSGLGIWKKLLALLFTLRSVSEYHCNFTMSFVKVEEKSDFSFHNLPYGVFSTPDNPRHRIGVAIGDQILDLSVIKHLFSGPALKAHKHVFEQPTLNAFMALGYDAWREARKCLQMLLAADESTLRDDVSLRSRAFVHQSSAVMHLPADIGDYTDFYSSRDHATNVGIMFRGKENALMPNWLRLPVGYHGRASSVVVSGTPIRRPQGQMRPDAAQPPIFGPSKQLDIELEMAFFVGKGNKLGEPIPVEKAHEHIFGMVLMNDWSARDIQAWEYVPLGPFLGKNFGTTISPWVVPMEALMPFVEPNPVQDPAPLPYLRHDDPYTFNINLFVAVKGEAMQEAATICKSNFKFMYWSMKQQLAHHTVNGCNVRAGDLLASGTISGPDPGSFGSLLELSWRGSKTIDLGNGETRTFLKDGDEVTLSGYCEGSGYRVGFGLCEGKILPALQQ